The genomic region AATATATGGAAACGGCTTATGAGTCGGAGAAGTAGCCAGGTTAAAGATTTGTGATATTGCAGTAAAAGCATGCGGGTTCGGATAGAAAACGCCAAGCATAATACAAACCGAATACCATTTTATCGTTTCTGTTTGAGATAGGCGGCAATAAATTCATCGATGGCGCCATCCATGACGGCGTAAACGTTGCCCACTTCCACCCCGGTGCGGTGGTCCTTAACCAGGCTGTAGGGGTGAAAAACATAGGATCTGATCTGGCTGCCCCAGGCGATATCCTTTTGGTCGCCCCGCAGGGCCGCCAGTTCTTCTTCTTTTTTACGCAGTTCCAGGTCTATCAGCTTGGCCTTCAGCAATTTCATGGCCGCCGCCCGGTTATAGGTCTGAGACCGCTCGTTCTGGCAGGCCACCACAATGCCGGTGGGCAGGTGAGTGATGCGCACCGCCGAGTCAGTCTTATTGACGTGCTGGCCGCCGGCCCCGCCGGAGCGGTAAGTGTCTATCTTCAAATCCTCGGGCCGGATATTTACCTCCACCTCGTCATCCACCACCGGCAGTACGTCCACCGAGGCAAAGGATGTATGCCGACGGCCCGCCGCATCAAAGGGGGAGATGCGCACCAGCCGGTGTACCCCCTTTTCGGATTTGAGGTAGCCGTAGGCATTGGGTCCGGATACTTGAATGGTGGCGCTTTTCACCCCGGCTTCATCTCCGGGGAGCAGGTCTAAAACTTCCACCTTATAGTTATGGTTCTCACAGTAGCGGGTAAACATCCGCAGCAGCATCTGCACCCAGTCCTGGGATTCGGTGCCGCCCGCCCCGGCGTGCAGGGATAAAATGGCATCGTTGCGGTCATAGGGACCGGAGAGCATGACCTCCAGCTCCATATCTGCCACCCTTTTGGTTAATGATGCCAGGTCTGATTTCAGCTCATCATCCAGCAGAGGGTCCTCTTCTTCGTTACACAGTTCCAGCATGACCTCCAGGTCCTGGTAAGCGGATTCCAAAGAATTAAAGGCCTCCACCTTATCCTTAAGCAGGGCCAGTTTTTGGGTGACCTGCTGGCTATGTTCGGTGTTATCCCAGAAACCTTCCTGGGTCATTTCATGCTCCAGTTTTTCTATTTCCTGTTGCTGGTTAGCAATGTCAAAGAGAAACCCTCAAATCTTCGATACGCTTCCCCAGCAGCTCCAGTTCGCGCCTTACTTCAGGATCAATCAATACCTTCAACTCCTTTAGGAATCACCCTACCGGTAGGGTGGTACTTCTGTTATGATGGGCTGTTGCTTTTATGCTCCCCGCCCGCAGCATTTCTTGTACTTTTTACCGCTGCCGCAGGGACAGGGATCGTTGCGGCCCACCTGCTGTTCCTTACGCACGGGCTTTGGGGGCCCCTCTTCCTGGTAGCGATTCTCCACCACTACCCGCTGTTTCTCGGGCTGCGGTGCCACCAGATTAACCCGGAAAATGTAGCGCACCACATCTTCCTGGATACTGGCGATCATATTATTAAACATTTCATAGGCTTCAAATTTATATTCAATGAGGGGATCCTTCTGACCATAAGCTCTGAGGCCAATGCCCTCACGCAGCTGATCCATGGCATCCAGGTGATCCATCCATTTCTCGTCCACCAGCCGCAGCATGACCACCCGCTCGATCTCCCGCAGGGTCTCGGCTCCCAACTCTTCCTCCCGGGTCTTGTAAATGGCCAGGGCTCGTTCCAGCAGCTCGTCCTTCAGGGCATCCCGGCCCATATCCTCCAGGTCGGATACCTTTAAGTCATGGTTGGGCAGGTAGAATTGGGAGGCGTATTCCAACAGGCCGGCCAGATCCCATTCCTCCTGATGCACACCCTCCGGCGCATACATATCCACTGAGCGGCCCACCACCGTGGCGATGGTATCCTTAATATGCTCGGCCATGTTCTCGCCGGTCAGCACCCGGCGCCGCTGCTCATATATCAGCTCCCGCTGCTGGTTCATCACATCATCGTAATTCAAAACGTGCTTACGAATATCAAAGTTGCGGTTTTCCACCCGTTTTTGGGCAGACTCGATGGACTTGGTAATCAGGCTGTGCTCAATGGGCACATCTTCTTCCATACCCAGGCGATCCATCAGGCCGGCAATATTGTCGGAACCAAAGAGCCGCATCAAATCATCTTCCAGGGAGATGTAAAACTGGCTGGAACCAGGGTCCCCCTGCCGGCCGGCCCGGCCCCGCAGCTGGTTATCAATCCGGCGGCTTTCATGGCGCTCGGTGCCGATGATATGCAGGCCACCCAGGGCCACCACCTTCTCCCGCTCTTCCTCACACTGCTTTTTATACTGCGCCAACAGCCGTTGGTATTCAGCCTCAGCCTCTTCTCCGGTGAGCCCCTTCTTGCGCAGTTCAGCCTGGGCCAGCGCCTCGGGATTGCCGCCCAAAAGAATATCGGTACCGCGGCCGGCCATGTTGGTGGCAATGGTCACCGCATTTAACCGGCCGGCCTGGGCGATAATTTCGGCCTCTTTCTCGTGGTACTTGGCGTTCAGTACCTGGTGCGGGATACCCTTACGCTTCAACATGCCGCTGACCAGTTCGGACTTTTCAATGGAGATGGTACCCACCAGCACCGGCTGGCCGGTGGCGTGGCGCTTAGCCACATCTTCCACCACCGCCCGGAACTTGGCGGCCTCGGTTTTATACACCAAATCCGGCAGGTCCTGACGGATCATGGGCCGGTTGGTGGGGATAACGATTACATCCAGACCGTAAATCTTGCGGAATTCCTCTTCTTCCGTGACAGCGGTACCGGTCATACCGGCCAACTTCTTATACATCCGGAAGTAATTCTGGAAGGTAATGGTGGCCAAGGTCTGGGACTCCCGCTCAATTTTAACCCCTTCTTTAGCCTCAATGGCCTGGTGCAGCCCGTCACTGTAGCGGCGGCCAAACATCAGGCGGCCGGTAAATTCGTCAACAATAACTACTTCGCCATCTTTCACCACATAGTCCCGATCCCGCTTCATCAAGGCATGGGCCTTGAGGGCCTGGTTCAAGTGGTGGGTTAACTCCATGTTCGCATCATCGTAGAGGTTGGCCACACCCAGCATCTTCTCCACCTTGGCTACCCCTTCCTCGGTGAGCAGGGCGGTATGGGCCTTTTCATCCACCGTATAGTCGGTATCCTTGGTGAGTCTTGGCACTATTCGGGCCATGGTATAGTACAGGTCAGTGGGCTTGTCCGCCTGACCGGAAATAATCAAGGGGGTTCTGGCCTCGTCAATTAAAATACTGTCCACTTCGTCCACAATGGCGTAGTTCAGTTCCCGCTGTACCAGCTGCTCCGGGTGAAGAGCCATGTTATCCCGCAGGTAATCAAAACCGAATTCGTTGTTGGTACCGTAAGTGATGTCGGCATTGTAAGCCCGGCGGCGTTCCTCCCAGTCCAGGCCGTGCACAATCAATCCCACGGACAGACCCAGGAAATTGTACAATTGGCCCATCCATTCACTGTCACGGGTGGCCAGGTAATCGTTCACGGTAACCACGTGCACACCACGGCCGGTCAGAGCGTTGAGATAAACCGGCAGGGTGGCCACCAGGGTTTTACCTTCACCGGTTTTCATCTCGGCAATGCGTCCTTCATGCAGCACGGCGCCACCAATGAGCTGGACATCAAAGTGGCGCATGTTCAGCACCCGTTTGGAGGCTTCCCGCACCACGGCAAAGGCCCGGGGCAGAATATCCTCCAGGGTCTGACCGTTGGCCAGCAGTTGTTTGAATTCAGCAGTCTTGCCCCGCAGTTCCTCATCGGTGAGCCGGGAAATCTCCGGTTCCAGACCGTTAATATCATCCACTATGCGCTGTAAACGCTTAATCTCACGGGCGTTGTCGTCAAAAAGATTTTTTAAAAACTTGAGCAATGGTTTACCACCTTTCATGTGAGAAGTGAGAGGTGAGAAGTCAGAGGTGAGAATCTTCTACCTGCTGCACTTCGCTTTGGAGAAAATAATTCAATCGGTAAATAGTTTAACATTTTAAGATTAAAATTGAATTAAAGGAACCGCTCAGGTTCCTCCATGGCTAATTATTCCAAAATATTCTATCACCCTGTACCGGCTAAAGCAAGAAAACAGATTTAAAATACTTCTCCCCCGCCAATTAATATTCCTGCCCCCGGGCGGATAAATCAAACTGGTAAATATATGATCGAGCAGAGCAACACCGTATATTCATAAAAAAAGAAAGCCGGGAATAATATCCGCAGCTTCCAATACACAAATTCTGTAAACTTTCGGGGTGACCCGGAGGTTTGGATTAATCAACTAATACCACAGGTTTAATTAGATCTTTGGGTTTATCTTTCATTAGTAATAATGCCTTTTCACAGTTTTCAATACCCTTGAACACGTGAGTTACTAATTTGCCGGGATCAAGACGGTTATATTTTACAAGATCAATTAACATTTCCATTCTCCGGCGGCCACCGGGACATAATCCGCCTTTAATGGTTTTATGAGCCATGCCGCTGCCCCACTCAAGGCGCGGAATCGGTAAAATTTCTCCTTCACCATGATAGTTAATATTAGAGATTGTGCCACCTGGTTTAGTCATTTTTATAGCTTGAGCTACAACTTCGGGTTTTCCCCCGGCAATGATTGTTGCATCTGCGCCCTTACCATTTGTAAGTTTTAATACCTGATCAACAATATCGCCATTTCTGTAGTTAACAATATCTGTGGCTCCATAGAATTTTGCGGCCTCTACACAAACCGGCCTGCTCCCTACAGCGATAAGTCTGCCTGCGCCACGTAATTTTGCACCGGCCACACCCATTAAGCCCACCGGGCCAATACCAATAACTACCACCGTTGCACCCAGCTGAATATCTGCATTCTCAGCACCGTGCAAACCGGTAGTTACCATATCAGGAATCATTGCTGCTGCCTCAAGGGGTATTCCATCCGGCAAATGGGCCAGATTCATATCAGCATCGTTAACATGGAAGTATTCACCCATTGAACCATCTTTGATGTTGGAGAATTTCCAACCAGCCAACATCCCGCCTGAATGCTGGTGAAATCCTGCTGCAGCCTCCAAAGTGCGCCAATCCGGGGTGATAGCAGGCACTACTACACGGTCGCCAGGTTTAAAATCTTTAACTTCACTACCTACCTCAACCACTTCACCGATAGCTTCATGACCCAGGATCATATTATGTCTTTCACCAATGGCACCTTCAAAAACAGTGTGGATGTCGGATGTACACGGAGCTATTGCTAAAGGACGACAAATTGCATCATAGGGTCCGGCAACCGGCCTATCCTTTTCTATCCAACCTACTTCACCGATACGAAGCATTGCAAAACCTTTCATTAATTAGCACCCCCATAAATTTAAATAATTTATTAAAGCGACAAGACAACCGCTTATATTTGTATAACACCCCCTTTTTCCCCGTTACTGCAACCAGATGCTGCCAAATAGCAGTTTTGCTATTTTGAAGATTATGTCTTTTATTTTTTGGCCAAGGGTGTTATCTTTTGAGAAATTGGTTTAAAACTTCTTTGTATATTTCTTCCTGATTAGAGTAGTTTACTTGCTTACTAAAAGCTTGCGCTAACTCAATTAAAATCTCCCAATTTTCCTTACCGGCTAACGGGTGTAAAGCTGCCTGCAAGCGCTGCACTTTGCCTTCAACATTAGTAACACTTCCATTGGTTTCAGCATACATAGCTCCGGGTAATATCACATCAGCATTAATATCCTTTGGTAAGTAAGGGCTAATAACAACTGTTTTGACTCCATGCTTAAACAGTTGGCTGTCTAACCCGGCACTATCACCTACAACCAGCAACCCTTTTATAGATCCATCAGTTATTTCATTTAAAAGTACCTGGTAATCACTTTCATCATTTTTTTATTCCTAATTTAAATTGATATTGTATATTACCATAGGGGTAGAGAGTAATGATACCCCTACCAGTTACCCCAAGGTTGCCGGTAATGAATGCAAACTTGCTTAATAAGTCTAATTCCTTATGGGAAAGATTTTCACCGTCCACAACTATGACCGGGTTTCTGGCTCTGATGTATAAGTGTATAAACTCCATAATCTTTTGTGATTTTAGCAGAAATGATTCTGCGATACTGTAGAAATCCTCTTTAAATTGATTCTCTAATCCGCAAATATAGACTAAGTTTTCATTGGCAACCTTACCATCGACTAAATCATACTGCAGTATATAGCGAACAAAGGATTCAAACAGCCTTTCTGTACTGCTCTTAGTAATCCTTAACGTGTATGCAGCCAGGGGATCCAGATTGCTGACATTTGAGCCTATGATTAACAGCTTACTGCCGTTTTCCACAGCTTTTCTAATTTTATAAGCTATAATTGGGTAGCGGAGAGGAACTTCTCCCCCAACTACCATAATCAAATCACTTGAAGCCAACTCATTTAATGACGGCTTTAACCCCTCTCTATAAATCTCCGCTGCTACTCTTCCTGTGGACACTGGAACAGTACTGTAAATTTTATTTGTTCCTAAATACATACGGCCAATTTTATATGCCAGGTAATTTTCTTCGTTGGATAACCTGGGGGAAACTGCTACTGCAATACTATCCAAACCTTCAAAATCTCTTACCTGCCCTAAAATATCTGAAGCTGCATCAATGGCTTCCTGCCAAGAAACCGGCTCAAGATTACCGTTCTTATTTACCAGGGGAGATCGTAATCTTTCCGGCCGGTGTACATCCTTACCGGCAAACATTCCTTTGCCGCAAAGAATACCATCATTAACGGTATCTCCCGACACAGGTGAAGATATATTAACTATTTGATCACCCGCTTTAAGAAGTTCCAATTTACAGCCTATATTACAGAAGGTGCATACTGATTCAACTTTCGTTGTTTTCCACGGGCCTGGTTTGGGCAAATTCACTTTGAATGTCAAGGCCCCCGTAGGACAGACCGCAACGCACTGGCCGCAGGAGTTACACGCAGTTTCTGTTAAAGGTTTCTTTAATGATGGGAGAACCACGGTATCTGATCCACGGTTTACGAAACCTAAGGCACCGACACCCACAACTTCATGGCAGAATCTTACGCAATTCCCACAGAGGATGCATTTATTCGGATCTCGAATAATCTCCGGGTGATCACTGAATACAGGATAGTTCCTTTCCCCAAAGCCCAACCTATTGGCCTGGACTTTCAGTTCAGTTGCATACTCTCTCAATTTACAGTCAAAGACATCCAGACAGCCGCAGGATAGGCACCGTTCAGCTTCTTTCTTGGCCATTTCAGGGGTAAAGCCAAGCTCAAACTCATCAAAATTAACTTTTCTTACATCCGGCTCAATGGTGGGCATAGCTGTTCTGGGAATTCTTTCCCGATCGGCATATTCCGCCGGATCTATTTCATCCAGAGTCCCCCGGGTACAATTAAAGGGGCGCTCAACAGCCTTAACTACTTGACCTTTAAGAAATTGGTCGATGGAATCAGCCGCTTTACGGCCTGCAGCCAGTGCCTGGACAACTGTAGCAGGACCGGAAACACAGTCACCGGCAGCAAATAACCAGGCTATATTAGTCTGCATAGTTGACGTATTAACATCAATATTACCCCGCCGGTTTAATACTATTTCCTCACTTCCCAGCAGGCTGTTCTTATCCAGCTTCTGCCCGATGGCAATAATAACCATATCTGTTGGTATTTCAAATTCGGATCCCTCAACGGGAACAGGACGACGCCTGCCTGAGGCATCAGGTTCACCAAGCTGCATTTTAATACATTTAAGTGATGTAACGCTGCCCTGTTCTCCAACAAACCCCACCGGTGCAGTTAGCATTTGAAACTTGATGCCTTCCTCCAAAGCCTGGGCGATTTCATGGTGATTAGCGGGCATCTGTTCTTGTGTGCGACGATAAACTACAGTCACCTCTTTGGCGCCCAGTCTTATGGATGTCCTGGCAGCATCCATAGCAACATTGCCGCCACCAATGACAACAACCTTATTTCCTACCTTGATCGGCTGCCTTGAGGCAACCTCCCGCAGGAATTGGATACCCGAATATACTCCTTTCAGGTCTTCTCCCGGCAATTGCAGGCTCTGGTTAGCCCAGGAACCAATCCCAATGAAAACGGCATCAAACCCCATCTGTTTTAATCCCTGTAAAGAGAAATCCCGACCTAATGCTTTATTCAAGAAAACGTTCCGGCAAAGATCGGTGATA from Desulfotomaculum nigrificans DSM 574 harbors:
- the prfB gene encoding peptide chain release factor 2 (programmed frameshift); the protein is MDPEVRRELELLGKRIEDLRVSLDIANQQQEIEKLEHEMTQEGFWDNTEHSQQVTQKLALLKDKVEAFNSLESAYQDLEVMLELCNEEEDPLLDDELKSDLASLTKRVADMELEVMLSGPYDRNDAILSLHAGAGGTESQDWVQMLLRMFTRYCENHNYKVEVLDLLPGDEAGVKSATIQVSGPNAYGYLKSEKGVHRLVRISPFDAAGRRHTSFASVDVLPVVDDEVEVNIRPEDLKIDTYRSGGAGGQHVNKTDSAVRITHLPTGIVVACQNERSQTYNRAAAMKLLKAKLIDLELRKKEEELAALRGDQKDIAWGSQIRSYVFHPYSLVKDHRTGVEVGNVYAVMDGAIDEFIAAYLKQKR
- the secA gene encoding preprotein translocase subunit SecA, with protein sequence MLKFLKNLFDDNAREIKRLQRIVDDINGLEPEISRLTDEELRGKTAEFKQLLANGQTLEDILPRAFAVVREASKRVLNMRHFDVQLIGGAVLHEGRIAEMKTGEGKTLVATLPVYLNALTGRGVHVVTVNDYLATRDSEWMGQLYNFLGLSVGLIVHGLDWEERRRAYNADITYGTNNEFGFDYLRDNMALHPEQLVQRELNYAIVDEVDSILIDEARTPLIISGQADKPTDLYYTMARIVPRLTKDTDYTVDEKAHTALLTEEGVAKVEKMLGVANLYDDANMELTHHLNQALKAHALMKRDRDYVVKDGEVVIVDEFTGRLMFGRRYSDGLHQAIEAKEGVKIERESQTLATITFQNYFRMYKKLAGMTGTAVTEEEEFRKIYGLDVIVIPTNRPMIRQDLPDLVYKTEAAKFRAVVEDVAKRHATGQPVLVGTISIEKSELVSGMLKRKGIPHQVLNAKYHEKEAEIIAQAGRLNAVTIATNMAGRGTDILLGGNPEALAQAELRKKGLTGEEAEAEYQRLLAQYKKQCEEEREKVVALGGLHIIGTERHESRRIDNQLRGRAGRQGDPGSSQFYISLEDDLMRLFGSDNIAGLMDRLGMEEDVPIEHSLITKSIESAQKRVENRNFDIRKHVLNYDDVMNQQRELIYEQRRRVLTGENMAEHIKDTIATVVGRSVDMYAPEGVHQEEWDLAGLLEYASQFYLPNHDLKVSDLEDMGRDALKDELLERALAIYKTREEELGAETLREIERVVMLRLVDEKWMDHLDAMDQLREGIGLRAYGQKDPLIEYKFEAYEMFNNMIASIQEDVVRYIFRVNLVAPQPEKQRVVVENRYQEEGPPKPVRKEQQVGRNDPCPCGSGKKYKKCCGRGA
- a CDS encoding NAD(P)-dependent alcohol dehydrogenase; the encoded protein is MKGFAMLRIGEVGWIEKDRPVAGPYDAICRPLAIAPCTSDIHTVFEGAIGERHNMILGHEAIGEVVEVGSEVKDFKPGDRVVVPAITPDWRTLEAAAGFHQHSGGMLAGWKFSNIKDGSMGEYFHVNDADMNLAHLPDGIPLEAAAMIPDMVTTGLHGAENADIQLGATVVVIGIGPVGLMGVAGAKLRGAGRLIAVGSRPVCVEAAKFYGATDIVNYRNGDIVDQVLKLTNGKGADATIIAGGKPEVVAQAIKMTKPGGTISNINYHGEGEILPIPRLEWGSGMAHKTIKGGLCPGGRRRMEMLIDLVKYNRLDPGKLVTHVFKGIENCEKALLLMKDKPKDLIKPVVLVD
- a CDS encoding molybdopterin-dependent oxidoreductase produces the protein MLVVGDSAGLDSQLFKHGVKTVVISPYLPKDINADVILPGAMYAETNGSVTNVEGKVQRLQAALHPLAGKENWEILIELAQAFSKQVNYSNQEEIYKEVLNQFLKR
- a CDS encoding NAD(P)-binding protein; translated protein: MSKVKITIDGKEILAEKDSILLEAARENGFNIPSFCHDPRLKPFGACRQCLVEIEGARGLVQACGAKVSEGMVVRTNTDKVMGVRRLGLELLLAEHNGDCVGPCQLACPAEVDIQGFVAHIANGHIQEAAKLIREKIPLPSSVGRVCPGFCEKECRRNLVDDPVSICALKRFAGDFGNVDGRPYVPPVKKDTGKQVAVIGGGPAGLAAAYYLALAGHRVSIFEAAPQLGGMMRYGIPEYRLPKAILDREIEVITDLCRNVFLNKALGRDFSLQGLKQMGFDAVFIGIGSWANQSLQLPGEDLKGVYSGIQFLREVASRQPIKVGNKVVVIGGGNVAMDAARTSIRLGAKEVTVVYRRTQEQMPANHHEIAQALEEGIKFQMLTAPVGFVGEQGSVTSLKCIKMQLGEPDASGRRRPVPVEGSEFEIPTDMVIIAIGQKLDKNSLLGSEEIVLNRRGNIDVNTSTMQTNIAWLFAAGDCVSGPATVVQALAAGRKAADSIDQFLKGQVVKAVERPFNCTRGTLDEIDPAEYADRERIPRTAMPTIEPDVRKVNFDEFELGFTPEMAKKEAERCLSCGCLDVFDCKLREYATELKVQANRLGFGERNYPVFSDHPEIIRDPNKCILCGNCVRFCHEVVGVGALGFVNRGSDTVVLPSLKKPLTETACNSCGQCVAVCPTGALTFKVNLPKPGPWKTTKVESVCTFCNIGCKLELLKAGDQIVNISSPVSGDTVNDGILCGKGMFAGKDVHRPERLRSPLVNKNGNLEPVSWQEAIDAASDILGQVRDFEGLDSIAVAVSPRLSNEENYLAYKIGRMYLGTNKIYSTVPVSTGRVAAEIYREGLKPSLNELASSDLIMVVGGEVPLRYPIIAYKIRKAVENGSKLLIIGSNVSNLDPLAAYTLRITKSSTERLFESFVRYILQYDLVDGKVANENLVYICGLENQFKEDFYSIAESFLLKSQKIMEFIHLYIRARNPVIVVDGENLSHKELDLLSKFAFITGNLGVTGRGIITLYPYGNIQYQFKLGIKK